A stretch of the Xylocopa sonorina isolate GNS202 chromosome 12, iyXylSono1_principal, whole genome shotgun sequence genome encodes the following:
- the LOC143429695 gene encoding GTP-binding protein 2, whose translation MESFLELFDPGNGKVTRKDTWNDSENEGNGLSDCENSSIDDDHEERLPPEPEQGNIEYKLKLINPSSQRFEHLVTQMKWRLREGHGEAIYQIGVEDNGKLTGLTREDMKASLKTLNDMAARLGATTSILRERPASSKNKDTSMHSNNKEERRVAEVLVKKLRKGDREDQDSIIDLRLAVTGAQDAGKSTLLGVLTQGELDNGRGRARLNMLRHLHEIKTGRTSSISHEIIGFDSDGHVLNYAEMATAEEICEHASKVVTFIDLAGHRKYLRTTVLGLTGYSPHHVMLVVAPPMNDASQEHMALCLTLGLPFFIVVNKIDLGFYSTSETINQLENAINAQGYSKQLITYNNGQLSWNYESDIIPVFNVSCVTGEGLEDLTNFIKNLSPHDVNSTDSDSESCLFQIDETFRVAGLNEPVLGGLLVKGAIAPGTRLLVGPLPDGEFSPVKVVSLHRNKAPCCLVRASQSASLTLAPSTNRGPPLPHLRPGMVLVSLWDQPHATLFFQATVLIVYHATAIFSGFQTTVHVGNVRQTCIIKGIMDPTGKGLQTNDTASVLFRFVNHPEYLHVGMRLLLREGRTKGIGKITQIFPLIGQQNTMQ comes from the exons ATGGAGTCATTTTTGGAATTGTTCGATCCAGGCAATGGTAAGGTAACACGAAAGGATACTTGGAATGATTCTGAGAATGAAGGAAATGGATTATCCGATTGTGAGAACTCGAGCATTGACGATGATCATGAGGAGAGACTACCACCAGAGCCAGAACAGGGTAACATTGAATATAAACTGAAATTGATAAATCCATCTAGTCAGCGATTTGAACATCTTGTAACACAAATGAAATGGAGACTGAGAGAGGGTCATGGAGAAGCTATTTACCAAATTG GTGTGGAAGATAATGGAAAATTAACAGGCTTAACAAGAGAAGATATGAAAGCATCATTAAAGACACTGAATGATATGGCAGCCAGATTAGGTGCTACAACAAGTATACTACGTGAAAGACCTGCCAGTTCTAAAAATAAAGATACATCCATGCACAGTAACAACAAAGAGGAAAGGCGGGTGGCGGAAGTTTTAGTGAAAAAATTAAGAAAAGGGGACAGGGAGGATCAGGATAGTATTATTGATTTGAGACTTGCCGTCACTGGTGCCCAGGATGCTGGAAAGTCTACTCTCTTAG GTGTATTAACCCAGGGTGAACTAGATAATGGTAGAGGGAGAGCAAGGCTTAATATGTTGCGACATCTTCACGAGATAAAAACTGGTCGTACATCATCGATATCGCACGAGATTATAGGATTCGATAGCGATGGACACGTTCTAAATTACGCAGAAATGGCAACTGCGGAGGAAATATGCGAGCACGCGTCGAAAGTTGTTACGTTTATAGATTTAGCCGGACATCGCAAATATTTGAGGACTACGGTATTAGGTTTGACAG GTTATTCACCCCATCATGTGATGTTAGTCGTAGCACCACCTATGAATGACGCATCGCAAGAACATATGGCACTGTGTCTCACTTTGGGACTTCCATTTTTCATAGTCGTAAACAAAATTGATCTTGGCTTTTATAGCACATCTGAAACAATAAACCAGCTGGAAAATGCTATTAACGCACAGGGATATTCCAAACAATTAATAACATACAATAACGGGCAGTTATCGTGGAATTACGAATCGGACATAATACCAGTTTTTAACGTGAGTTGCGTTACTGGAGAGGGTTTAGAGGATTTGACAAACTTTATCAAGAATTTATCTCCGCacgatgtaaattccacagattCGGATTCTGAATCTTGCCTCTTTCAAATCGATGAAACTTTCAG ggTGGCAGGTTTGAATGAACCTGTTTTGGGAGGACTGCTTGTGAAAGGCGCGATTGCACCTGGAACCCGTTTACTAGTCGGCCCCTTACCGGACGGTGAATTTAGTCCTGTCAAGGTCGTCAGTTTACATCGTAACAAAGCTCCATGTTGTTTAGTGAGAGCCTCTCAAAGCGCTAGTCTAACATTGGCACCGTCCACAAATCGAGGGCCCCCTTTACCTCATCTACGACCTGGGATGGTATTAGTGTCCCTATGGGACCAACCGCACGCGACACTTTTCTTCCAA GCAACAGTGTTAATAGTATACCATGCAACCGCAATATTCTCCGGTTTCCAAACGACTGTGCACGTTGGGAATGTAAGGCAAACATGTATCATTAAAGGAATAATGGACCCGACGGGCAAAGGTTTGCAAACAAACGACACGGCATCCGTGTTGTTTAGGTTCGTTAATCACCCGGAATATCTACACGTTGGCATGCGACTTTTGTTGCGAGAGGGCCGTACTAAAGGAATTGGGAAAATAACGCAAATATTTCCGCTAATAGGTCAACAGAATACGATGCAATGA